From a single Apium graveolens cultivar Ventura chromosome 2, ASM990537v1, whole genome shotgun sequence genomic region:
- the LOC141705295 gene encoding protein DETOXIFICATION 14-like codes for MADQEGCVAVKTPENEEKDMVAKSTWNEFVAETKRITYIFLPMLVVTTSQYLLKFVSTLMVGHVGKLNLSGAVVSMSFTNVTGFSVQYGMASALETLCGQAYGAKQYKKLSTYTYGAIIFLLSLCIPVAILWIYMEKLLILIRQDPLISQEAGRFSIWLIPALFSCAVLQPLVCYLQSQYLVLPLLASSVATLAFHAPVCWALVFKFKMGSNGAALAIGLSYCFNAIFLGLYVMYSPKCAATRAPISMEVFSTNKDFLRLGIPSALMVCLEWWAYEVVIFLAGIIKNPQLETSVLSIRQCFSIPLT; via the exons ATGGCAGACCAAGAGGGTTGTGTAGCAGTGAAGACACCAGAAAACGAAGAGAAAGATATGGTTGCAAAATCAACATGGAACGAGTTTGTAGCAGAGACCAAAAGGATCACTTATATTTTCTTGCCAATGTTGGTTGTTACAACCTCACAATATTTGTTAAAATTTGTGTCCACTTTAATGGTTGGTCATGTTGGAAAACTTAATCTCTCTGGTGCCGTCGTCTCCATGTCTTTTACAAATGTTACCGGCTTCAGTGTTCAG TATGGAATGGCCAGTGCACTAGAAACATTATGTGGTCAAGCGTATGGCGCAAAGCAGTACAAAAAACTTTCCACCTATACTTATGGAGCCATAATATTTCTACTATCACTTTGCATACCAGTAGCTATTTTATGGATTTATATGGAAAAACTGCTGATCCTAATACGCCAAGACCCTCTAATTTCACAAGAAGCTGGAAGGTTTTCAATCTGGTTAATACCAGCATTATTCTCCTGTGCTGTTCTTCAACCTTTGGTTTGCTACTTGCAGTCTCAGTATTTAGTTCTTCCTTTGCTTGCAAGCTCAGTTGCAACTCTGGCTTTTCATGCTCCCGTTTGTTGGGCTTTAGTATTTAAGTTTAAAATGGGAAGTAATGGAGCAGCCCTTGCTATTGGTCTATCGTATTGTTTCAATGCCATTTTTCTTGGCCTTTATGTCATGTATTCACCTAAATGTGCTGCTACTCGTGCTCCAATTTCTATGGAGGTTTTTAGTACAAACAAGGACTTCTTGCGGCTTGGTATCCCATCCGCTCTCATGGTTTG TCTTGAATGGTGGGCATATGAGGTAGTCATATTTCTGGCCGGGATTATAAAGAATCCCCAACTGGAGACTTCAGTGCTCTCAATAAGGCAATGCTTCTCAATTCCTTTGACATAA
- the LOC141706512 gene encoding protein DETOXIFICATION 8-like has protein sequence MVAALHYFVPYTLGVAASIRVANELGAGNPKATRMTVCVAMVLGVMEASITTVVLFSNRHILGRAFVSDNQIVDYVGRMTPLICMTMILDSIQGILSGVARGTGWQRLGAYVNLGSYYLVGIPMALLWGFLVPLKVKGLWIGLVTGTLVQSILLAIITSFTNWKKEVEDTRVRVLEMNVPAEN, from the exons ATGGTTGCTGCCCTGCATTATTTTGTTCCTTACACTCTTGGTGTTGCTGCAAG CATTCGTGTTGCAAATGAATTGGGGGCTGGAAATCCAAAGGCCACTCGGATGACTGTCTGCGTAGCTATGGTTCTTGGAGTTATGGAGGCGAGCATCACGACAGTTGTACTTTTCTCAAATCGCCATATTCTAGGACGTGCATTTGTTAGCGATAACCAAATAGTAGACTATGTAGGAAGGATGACTCCATTAATATGTATGACCATGATCTTGGACAGCATTCAAGGAATACTTTCTG GAGTGGCAAGAGGAACAGGGTGGCAGCGTCTTGGGGCTTATGTAAATCTCGGATCATATTATCTAGTCGGTATTCCAATGGCTCTACTATGGGGATTTCTGGTGCCTTTGAAGGTCAAGGGTCTTTGGATCGGTTTGGTAACAGGAACTCTGGTGCAAAGTATTTTGCTTGCTATCATAACAAGTTTTACAAATTGGAAAAAAGAG GTAGAGGACACGAGGGTTAGGGTGCTCGAAATGAATGTTCCAGCTGAAAACTGA